In Flavobacterium gelatinilyticum, a genomic segment contains:
- a CDS encoding BlaI/MecI/CopY family transcriptional regulator — translation MQKLTNKEEEIMHILWKLKKAFVKEIQAEITEDQPHYNTLSTIVRNLEEKGFVSHNAFGNTHQYYPAVTLEAYSKKYMNTAIDNYFNSSYKNMVSFFAKEEKISADELREILAMIENPKEEK, via the coding sequence ATGCAAAAACTAACCAACAAAGAAGAGGAAATAATGCATATTTTATGGAAGCTTAAAAAGGCTTTTGTAAAAGAAATCCAGGCCGAAATAACCGAAGATCAGCCGCATTATAATACACTTTCGACCATTGTCCGAAATCTGGAAGAAAAAGGTTTTGTATCTCATAATGCTTTTGGAAACACTCATCAGTATTATCCGGCTGTTACCCTTGAAGCTTACAGTAAAAAGTATATGAACACGGCTATTGATAATTATTTCAACAGTTCGTATAAAAATATGGTTTCGTTTTTTGCCAAAGAAGAAAAAATCTCTGCAGACGAATTAAGGGAAATCCTGGCCATGATCGAAAATCCTAAAGAAGAGAAATAA